The Streptomyces sp. CC0208 genome window below encodes:
- a CDS encoding EstA family serine hydrolase → MKEISGQCDDRFAAVRKAFEQALDESQGGASAAVFLDGEPVVDLWGGYADRAQTRPWTRDTLVNVWSVTKTMTNLCALVLADRGELDLYAPVARYWPEFAAEGKDSVEVRHLLSHTAGLAGWDVPLAAPDELYDWDRCTDLLAAQKPWWQPGTASGYHAVTQGYLVGEVVRRITGQSVGQFFAEQVATPLGADFHIGLPAEADDRVSNVFNIDGLPLPPELEETGAKVFGRPNVLADPEPFAATRAWRAAEIPAANGQGNARSVAAVHSVIACGGEARGVRVLSEKGVQTLFDQQSDGADLILGKHVKFGMGWGLGNDDLPMAGPRTCYWGGAGGHMVIADCDNRLTVAFTMNHMKLGGSDGSINTGGDERFHRIAEAVYQGLGRP, encoded by the coding sequence ATGAAAGAGATCTCGGGTCAGTGCGACGACCGGTTCGCCGCAGTGAGGAAAGCCTTCGAGCAGGCCCTGGACGAGAGCCAGGGCGGGGCATCGGCGGCGGTGTTCCTGGACGGCGAGCCGGTGGTCGATTTGTGGGGCGGCTACGCCGACCGTGCGCAGACCCGGCCCTGGACCCGCGACACCCTGGTCAACGTCTGGTCGGTCACCAAGACCATGACCAATCTCTGCGCGCTTGTGCTTGCCGACCGCGGGGAGCTGGACCTGTACGCACCCGTGGCGCGGTACTGGCCGGAGTTCGCCGCCGAGGGAAAGGACTCGGTCGAGGTCAGGCATCTGCTGTCCCACACCGCCGGACTGGCGGGCTGGGACGTGCCGCTGGCGGCTCCCGACGAGCTGTATGACTGGGACAGGTGCACCGACCTGCTCGCCGCGCAGAAGCCCTGGTGGCAACCGGGCACCGCCTCCGGCTACCACGCCGTGACCCAGGGCTATCTCGTCGGTGAGGTGGTTCGCCGGATCACCGGGCAGAGCGTGGGTCAGTTCTTCGCCGAGCAGGTGGCCACCCCGCTGGGCGCCGACTTCCACATCGGCCTGCCCGCCGAGGCCGACGATCGTGTCTCGAATGTCTTCAACATCGATGGCCTCCCCCTCCCGCCCGAGCTGGAGGAAACGGGTGCCAAGGTGTTCGGGCGCCCCAACGTGCTGGCCGACCCGGAGCCGTTCGCGGCCACGCGCGCCTGGCGGGCTGCGGAGATTCCTGCCGCCAACGGCCAGGGCAATGCGCGCTCGGTGGCCGCCGTGCACTCGGTGATCGCCTGCGGCGGCGAGGCACGCGGTGTACGAGTGCTGTCCGAGAAGGGCGTCCAGACCCTCTTCGATCAGCAGTCGGACGGCGCCGACCTGATCCTGGGAAAGCACGTGAAGTTCGGTATGGGCTGGGGGCTGGGCAACGACGATCTGCCCATGGCCGGGCCTCGTACCTGCTACTGGGGCGGCGCTGGGGGCCACATGGTCATCGCGGACTGCGACAACCGCCTGACCGTGGCGTTCACCATGAACCACATGAAGCTGGGCGGCAGTGACGGCAGCATCAACACCGGCGGCGACGAGCGGTTCCACCGCATCGCAGAAGCCGTCTATCAGGGCCTCGGCCGCCCGTAA
- a CDS encoding TetR/AcrR family transcriptional regulator, whose protein sequence is MNHPTTPAPARPPRQRKATRAQLIAAAADLFAEHGTTNVSIGAICERAGFTRGAFYSNFKTVDDVFFALYEQRNDEVQQRLEALAADAPFSEQAHCSLESVVATILRALPMDPQWVAIRTSFAGQAQHRPEVAAALREHAEQLRRHLQPLLLHVLELTGRRPLDSVEDFTRAVITAHVGAITQSPLHDDPEAVREAVVRGIILGLTTEQ, encoded by the coding sequence ATGAATCACCCGACCACCCCCGCGCCCGCACGTCCACCCCGCCAGCGCAAGGCGACCCGCGCGCAGCTGATCGCCGCGGCCGCCGACCTGTTCGCCGAGCATGGCACCACCAACGTCAGCATCGGGGCGATCTGTGAGCGCGCCGGGTTCACCCGCGGCGCGTTCTACTCCAACTTCAAGACCGTCGACGACGTCTTCTTCGCCCTGTACGAACAGCGCAACGACGAGGTTCAGCAGCGACTGGAGGCGCTCGCCGCCGACGCACCGTTTTCTGAGCAGGCTCACTGTTCCCTGGAGTCCGTCGTGGCCACGATATTGCGGGCGCTGCCGATGGATCCGCAGTGGGTTGCGATCCGCACCAGTTTCGCGGGGCAGGCCCAGCACCGGCCAGAGGTCGCGGCCGCACTGCGCGAGCATGCCGAGCAGCTCCGTCGGCATCTCCAGCCGCTGCTGTTGCATGTCCTGGAGCTCACCGGCCGTCGACCGCTGGACTCCGTCGAGGATTTCACCCGGGCCGTCATCACCGCGCACGTCGGCGCGATCACTCAGTCACCACTCCACGACGATCCCGAAGCCGTCCGCGAAGCCGTCGTCCGCGGCATCATTCTCGGCCTGACCACCGAGCAGTGA
- a CDS encoding acetoacetate decarboxylase: MRESEVARQALTPLGVPVYPVRATRFTDREYFNIVYRTDPDALRAVVPEPLTVPEPLVRFEVMKMGDVEGFGPYLESGQAIAVEFDGEVGEYLHAMYLDSFAATAAGRELSAYPKVAGSPALFTDTGALVGTLDRGGQRVATATMPYKWQPLDLDAAREQITVPTFALKQVPNVFTGQLRASDLVRTEITDIVVKEAWTGPARLQLFEHAMAPLADLPVLEVVSASHILTDLTLSPVTSVHDYLNSGSPLSQEAGSQLPTERMAR, translated from the coding sequence GTGCGCGAGTCCGAGGTGGCGCGTCAGGCGCTCACGCCGCTGGGGGTACCGGTTTATCCGGTGCGCGCGACCCGGTTCACCGACCGGGAGTACTTCAACATCGTCTACCGCACCGACCCCGATGCCCTGCGCGCAGTCGTGCCCGAACCGCTGACCGTGCCCGAGCCGCTGGTGCGGTTCGAAGTGATGAAAATGGGTGACGTCGAGGGCTTCGGCCCCTACCTGGAGAGCGGGCAGGCGATCGCCGTGGAGTTCGACGGCGAGGTGGGCGAGTACCTGCACGCCATGTATCTGGACAGCTTCGCCGCCACGGCTGCGGGCCGCGAGCTGAGTGCCTACCCGAAGGTGGCCGGCAGCCCGGCGCTGTTCACCGACACCGGTGCGCTGGTCGGCACCCTGGACCGCGGCGGCCAGCGGGTGGCCACCGCGACCATGCCCTACAAGTGGCAGCCCCTCGACCTCGATGCGGCCCGAGAGCAGATCACCGTGCCCACCTTCGCGCTCAAGCAGGTGCCCAACGTGTTCACCGGGCAGTTGCGCGCCTCGGACCTGGTCCGCACCGAGATCACCGACATCGTGGTCAAGGAGGCCTGGACCGGGCCCGCCCGCCTGCAGCTGTTCGAGCACGCGATGGCCCCCCTGGCCGATCTGCCGGTGCTCGAGGTCGTCTCCGCCAGCCACATCCTCACCGACCTGACCCTCAGCCCGGTCACCTCCGTGCACGACTATCTGAACAGCGGCTCGCCCCTCAGCCAGGAGGCAGGCTCGCAGCTGCCGACGGAGAGGATGGCCCGATGA
- a CDS encoding 3-hydroxyacyl-CoA dehydrogenase family protein, whose product MTHTSRQLAARPVAVIGAGTLGRRIAMMFASDGGLVRLYDLSADVRTAALDYVAAELPEVVASRPGATEGHVVGVDTLEAALDDAWLVIEAVPERLDLKRSLFADLDRIAPADTILASNSSSYASRLFVEQVEHKERVLNMHFYMPPAQNAVDLMSDGATDPAIIERLKAELPRYGVHPFEAHRESTGFIFNRVWAAIKREALEVVAEGVTTPEDFDAMFQVNTGVKLGVFRMMDQVGLDVVLDIENHYASENPHLPEGPRRLLHEYVDTGRLGVKTGRGFYDDYATAASDA is encoded by the coding sequence ATGACCCACACTTCTCGTCAGCTCGCCGCCCGCCCGGTCGCGGTGATCGGCGCAGGCACCCTCGGCCGCCGCATCGCGATGATGTTCGCCTCCGACGGTGGGCTGGTACGCCTGTACGACCTGTCAGCCGACGTCCGGACCGCGGCCCTGGACTACGTCGCAGCAGAGCTGCCGGAGGTGGTCGCCTCCCGGCCCGGCGCCACCGAGGGCCACGTGGTCGGCGTCGACACACTGGAAGCCGCGCTGGACGACGCGTGGCTGGTCATCGAGGCGGTGCCTGAGCGGCTCGACCTCAAGCGCAGCCTGTTCGCCGATCTGGACCGGATCGCCCCGGCCGACACCATCCTGGCCAGCAACTCCTCCTCCTACGCCTCCCGCCTGTTCGTCGAGCAGGTGGAGCACAAGGAGCGGGTACTGAACATGCACTTCTACATGCCGCCGGCGCAGAACGCGGTCGACCTGATGAGCGACGGGGCCACCGACCCCGCGATCATCGAGCGGCTCAAGGCCGAGCTGCCGCGCTACGGAGTGCACCCCTTCGAGGCCCACCGGGAGAGCACCGGCTTCATCTTCAACCGGGTCTGGGCCGCGATCAAGCGCGAGGCGCTGGAGGTCGTGGCCGAAGGGGTGACCACGCCGGAGGATTTCGACGCGATGTTCCAGGTGAACACCGGCGTGAAGCTCGGGGTGTTCCGGATGATGGACCAGGTCGGCCTGGACGTCGTCCTCGACATCGAAAACCACTACGCCTCGGAGAATCCGCACCTGCCCGAGGGGCCCCGCCGACTGCTGCACGAGTACGTCGACACCGGCCGCCTCGGCGTGAAGACCGGCCGCGGCTTCTACGACGACTACGCCACCGCGGCGAGCGACGCCTGA
- a CDS encoding DUF4177 domain-containing protein: MSNGHTYEYKVVSFRESLIGDALDSDKLEKILNKHAEDGLGLRTPNKVTG; encoded by the coding sequence ATGAGCAACGGCCACACCTACGAGTACAAGGTCGTCAGTTTCAGGGAGTCGCTGATCGGTGACGCACTGGACAGCGACAAACTGGAGAAGATTCTCAACAAGCATGCCGAGGACGGCTTGGGCCTGAGAACCCCTAACAAAGTGACAGGTTGA